The following proteins are encoded in a genomic region of Mycolicibacterium rutilum:
- a CDS encoding helix-turn-helix domain-containing protein: protein MADGASRVGDIAALTGLSHRRFTDVFSAGVGMTPKRFARLRRFRRALDCIGAARGWAEFAAAHGFSDQAHMIREFQAFSGLTPVEHVVGRSHPAKDDHIALVS, encoded by the coding sequence TTGGCCGACGGCGCCTCACGGGTCGGCGACATCGCCGCACTGACAGGACTCAGCCACCGCAGATTCACCGACGTGTTCAGCGCCGGCGTCGGTATGACCCCCAAGCGGTTCGCGCGGCTGCGCCGCTTCCGGCGCGCGCTGGACTGCATCGGAGCGGCGCGAGGGTGGGCCGAGTTCGCGGCCGCGCACGGGTTCTCCGATCAGGCTCACATGATCCGCGAGTTTCAGGCGTTCTCCGGGCTGACCCCCGTCGAACACGTCGTCGGGCGGTCCCATCCGGCCAAGGACGACCACATCGCGCTGGTCAGCTGA
- a CDS encoding DUF2567 domain-containing protein, with product MNDVAAPRYSRRRAALTVIVGLALTGVLSGALWAWLAPPVHGVVALARDGDRIRAYLGNEGDNFFVAAFLLVGLLCVVAMVAAVLVWQWQPHRGPTMMAALTVGAMAAAGAAAGVGALLVHLRYGSIDVAAAPVSEEHRVHYVTEAPAVFFGHSPLQAALTILFPAAIAALVYSLIAVSTARDDLGAWPPADAAWNPPPEAGSNNSIGLPSGSST from the coding sequence ATGAACGACGTTGCCGCTCCGCGGTATTCGCGCCGACGTGCCGCGCTGACCGTGATCGTCGGGCTGGCGCTCACCGGCGTCCTTTCGGGTGCGCTGTGGGCATGGCTGGCGCCGCCCGTGCACGGGGTGGTGGCACTCGCGCGCGACGGCGACCGGATCCGCGCCTACCTGGGCAACGAGGGGGACAACTTCTTCGTCGCCGCGTTTCTGCTCGTCGGCCTGCTGTGCGTGGTCGCGATGGTCGCGGCCGTGCTGGTGTGGCAGTGGCAGCCGCATCGCGGCCCGACGATGATGGCCGCGCTGACCGTCGGCGCCATGGCGGCCGCGGGCGCCGCGGCCGGGGTGGGGGCGCTGCTCGTGCATCTGCGCTACGGCAGCATCGACGTGGCCGCCGCGCCGGTCTCCGAGGAACATCGGGTGCACTACGTGACGGAGGCGCCGGCAGTGTTCTTCGGGCACTCCCCGCTGCAGGCGGCGCTGACAATCCTGTTTCCCGCCGCCATCGCGGCGTTGGTCTACTCGCTGATCGCGGTGTCGACCGCGCGCGACGATCTGGGCGCCTGGCCGCCGGCGGATGCGGCGTGGAATCCGCCGCCCGAGGCCGGCTCGAACAATTCGATCGGGTTGCCGTCGGGATCCTCGACCTGA
- the bsaP gene encoding biotin synthase auxiliary protein BsaP, with translation MAFNVYTGEPDGTAVPTAASLGLEPPRFCAECGRRMVVQVRPDGWSASCSRHGMTDSKDLEQR, from the coding sequence ATGGCGTTCAACGTCTACACCGGCGAGCCCGACGGCACCGCCGTGCCCACCGCGGCGAGCCTGGGTCTGGAACCGCCGCGGTTCTGCGCGGAGTGCGGGCGCCGGATGGTGGTGCAGGTACGCCCCGACGGGTGGTCGGCGTCCTGCTCGCGGCACGGTATGACCGACTCCAAAGATCTGGAGCAGCGCTAG
- the bioB gene encoding biotin synthase BioB, whose amino-acid sequence MSDILAVAREQVLDRGEGLNQEQTLQVLQLPDDRLDDLLALAHDVRMKWCGPDVEVEGIISLKTGGCPEDCHFCSQSGLFASPVRSAWLDIPSLVEAAKQTAKTGATEFCIVAAVRGPDERLLAQVAAGIEAIRNEVDIQIACSLGMLTAEQVERLSEMGVHRYNHNLETARSFFTNVVTTHSWEERWDTLQMVRDAGMEVCCGGILGMGETLEQRAEFAANLAELDPHEVPLNFLNPRPGTPFGDLEVLPAADALRAVAAFRLALPRTMLRFAGGREITLGDLGAKQGILGGINAVIVGNYLTTLGRPAEADLELLEDLQMPIKALNATL is encoded by the coding sequence GTGAGCGACATTCTGGCAGTGGCCCGTGAGCAGGTGCTCGACCGCGGCGAGGGCCTGAACCAGGAGCAGACGCTGCAGGTGCTGCAGCTGCCCGACGATCGCCTCGACGACCTGCTCGCCCTCGCGCACGACGTGCGGATGAAGTGGTGCGGCCCCGACGTCGAGGTCGAAGGCATCATCAGCCTCAAGACCGGGGGCTGCCCCGAGGACTGCCATTTCTGTTCGCAGTCCGGGCTTTTCGCGTCTCCGGTGCGCAGCGCGTGGCTGGACATCCCGAGCCTGGTGGAGGCCGCCAAGCAGACCGCCAAGACCGGTGCGACGGAGTTCTGCATCGTCGCCGCCGTGCGCGGACCCGACGAGCGGCTGCTGGCCCAGGTCGCCGCGGGCATCGAGGCGATCCGCAACGAGGTCGACATCCAGATCGCCTGCTCGCTGGGCATGCTCACCGCCGAGCAGGTCGAGCGGCTGTCGGAGATGGGCGTGCACCGCTACAACCACAACCTGGAGACCGCGCGGTCGTTCTTCACCAACGTCGTCACCACCCACTCCTGGGAGGAGCGGTGGGACACGCTGCAGATGGTGCGCGACGCCGGCATGGAGGTGTGCTGCGGCGGCATCCTCGGCATGGGGGAGACCCTCGAACAGCGCGCCGAGTTCGCGGCGAACCTCGCCGAACTCGATCCGCACGAGGTGCCGCTGAACTTCCTCAACCCGCGGCCGGGCACTCCGTTCGGCGACCTGGAGGTGCTGCCCGCGGCCGATGCGCTCCGGGCCGTCGCCGCGTTCCGGCTGGCGCTGCCGCGCACGATGCTGCGGTTCGCCGGTGGGCGTGAGATCACGCTCGGCGACCTTGGCGCCAAGCAGGGCATCCTCGGTGGGATCAACGCCGTGATCGTCGGCAACTACCTCACCACCCTGGGGCGCCCCGCCGAGGCCGACCTCGAACTGCTCGAGGATCTGCAGATGCCGATCAAGGCCCTCAACGCGACCCTCTGA
- a CDS encoding TetR family transcriptional regulator: MQLHKRDVVEAATTLLDSFGIADLTMRRLARELDVSPGALYWHFANKQQLLGAVADRILESVADADGPWRVRIGRLCTGLRDALLSHTDGAELVSASFAAGQSQRMTELLGHLTDAAVDAGVPVGQAELAARTVVYYVLGFTVDEQSRLQWDAAGAELPDEQSALTDDATARFRFGVEVLLNGMSVAEREPMLD, from the coding sequence GTGCAGCTCCACAAACGGGACGTGGTCGAGGCGGCGACGACGCTGCTGGACAGCTTCGGCATCGCCGACCTGACCATGCGCCGGCTCGCGCGCGAACTCGACGTCTCCCCCGGCGCGCTGTACTGGCATTTCGCCAACAAACAGCAGCTGCTCGGCGCGGTCGCCGACCGGATCCTCGAGTCCGTGGCCGATGCGGACGGGCCGTGGCGGGTGCGCATCGGCCGGCTGTGCACGGGGCTGCGCGACGCGCTGCTCTCGCACACCGACGGCGCCGAGCTGGTGTCGGCCAGCTTCGCCGCGGGCCAGTCGCAGCGGATGACCGAGCTGCTCGGCCACCTCACGGACGCCGCCGTGGATGCGGGCGTACCCGTCGGACAGGCCGAACTGGCCGCGCGCACCGTCGTCTACTACGTGCTCGGTTTCACCGTCGACGAGCAGTCGCGGCTGCAGTGGGACGCCGCCGGCGCCGAGCTGCCCGACGAGCAGTCCGCGCTCACCGACGACGCCACCGCGCGGTTCCGCTTCGGGGTGGAGGTGCTCCTCAACGGGATGAGTGTCGCCGAACGCGAACCTATGCTCGACTGA
- a CDS encoding 2'-5' RNA ligase family protein, giving the protein MVHSVELVFDEATDAAVRRCWDDLMRAGVRSQAGHTSPSNRPHVTLTVAEEMADTVDDALVPVLDRLPLPCTIGAPMLFGGRVFTLVRLVVPSADLLALHTQVHEACLPHMPKGALPHADPGHWTPHVTLARRLPPEQLATALSLRSVGRDLSGRIVGLRHWDGNNRVEHPISRA; this is encoded by the coding sequence ATGGTGCACTCGGTGGAGCTGGTGTTCGACGAGGCCACCGATGCCGCCGTCCGCCGCTGCTGGGACGACCTCATGCGCGCAGGCGTTCGCAGCCAGGCCGGGCACACCTCGCCGAGCAACCGGCCGCACGTGACGCTCACCGTCGCCGAGGAGATGGCCGACACGGTCGACGACGCGCTGGTGCCGGTGCTCGACCGGCTACCGCTGCCGTGCACGATCGGCGCGCCGATGCTGTTCGGCGGCCGGGTTTTCACGCTCGTGCGGCTGGTGGTGCCGTCGGCCGACCTGCTGGCGCTGCACACCCAGGTGCACGAGGCCTGCCTGCCACACATGCCGAAAGGGGCGCTGCCGCACGCGGATCCGGGTCACTGGACACCGCATGTCACGCTGGCGCGGCGGCTACCGCCCGAACAGCTCGCCACCGCGCTGTCACTGAGATCCGTGGGCCGCGACCTGTCCGGCCGGATCGTCGGGCTGCGCCACTGGGACGGCAACAACCGCGTCGAACATCCGATCAGTCGAGCATAG
- the bioD gene encoding dethiobiotin synthase, translating into MSVLIVTGTNTGVGKTVATAALACHARLAGIDVAVSKPVQTGSPQDDDLADVARLSGVTKLSGHWRYPEPLAPRAAAERAGLTLPTRAELVSSVRDVDAELTLVEGAGGLLVEIGAGTTLRDLALDLSAPVLVVVGPGLGTLNHTALTLEALAGQGIPCAGLVIGAWPAQPGVAEQGNREALADLAPVRAVLPAGAGGSSGGEFEAMSAAVFDADWVASLV; encoded by the coding sequence GTGAGCGTCCTGATCGTCACCGGGACCAACACCGGCGTCGGCAAGACGGTGGCGACCGCCGCACTGGCGTGCCACGCGCGGCTGGCCGGGATCGATGTGGCGGTGAGCAAACCGGTGCAGACCGGCAGCCCGCAGGACGACGACCTCGCCGACGTCGCCAGGCTGTCCGGCGTCACGAAACTGTCCGGTCACTGGCGGTACCCGGAACCGCTCGCGCCCCGCGCGGCCGCCGAACGGGCGGGCCTGACGCTGCCCACCCGGGCGGAACTGGTGAGCTCAGTGCGGGACGTGGACGCGGAGCTGACCCTGGTCGAGGGCGCCGGGGGCCTGCTCGTCGAGATCGGCGCGGGCACCACGCTGCGCGACCTGGCGCTCGACCTCTCGGCGCCGGTACTGGTGGTGGTGGGCCCCGGGCTGGGCACCCTCAACCACACCGCGTTGACGCTGGAAGCACTTGCCGGACAGGGTATTCCGTGCGCCGGCTTGGTGATCGGCGCGTGGCCGGCCCAGCCGGGTGTGGCCGAACAGGGCAACCGCGAGGCGCTCGCCGACCTGGCGCCGGTGCGCGCGGTCCTGCCTGCGGGGGCCGGGGGATCGAGCGGCGGTGAGTTCGAGGCGATGAGCGCGGCGGTGTTCGACGCCGACTGGGTCGCAAGCCTGGTGTGA
- a CDS encoding 8-amino-7-oxononanoate synthase, whose translation MTRAGLSPLAWLDEVERQRRADGLRRSLRTRTPVGAELDLASNDYLGLSQHPAVIEGGVSALRTWGAGSTGSRLVTGNTELHEGFERALAEFVGAESALVFSSGYTANLGAVVALSGAGSLLVSDALTHASLVDACRLSRARVVVTPHRDVAAVEAALAARTEERAVVLTDSVFSADGVLAPMRALHDVCRRHGALLIVDEAHGLGVRGDGGRGLLHEVGLAGAPDVVMTTTLSKALGSQGGVVLGPTVVRDHLIDAARPFIFDTGLAPAAVGAAWAALEVLIAEPWRAQAVLDRAAELASVCAVDERPESAVVSVILGEPEVAFGAALACLDRGLRVGCFRPPTVPVGTSRLRLTARASLTGDEMTLARAVLTDALSALA comes from the coding sequence ATGACCCGCGCAGGTCTTTCCCCGCTGGCCTGGCTCGACGAGGTCGAGCGTCAGCGGCGCGCCGACGGCCTGCGCCGCTCACTGCGGACCCGCACGCCCGTCGGCGCCGAACTCGACCTCGCCTCCAACGACTACCTGGGCCTGTCGCAGCATCCCGCGGTGATCGAGGGCGGCGTGTCGGCGCTGCGGACCTGGGGTGCCGGGTCGACCGGGTCACGGCTGGTCACCGGCAACACCGAACTGCACGAGGGTTTCGAACGCGCGCTCGCGGAGTTCGTCGGCGCCGAGTCCGCGCTGGTCTTCTCGTCGGGGTACACCGCCAATCTCGGTGCGGTGGTGGCGCTCTCGGGTGCGGGTTCGCTGCTGGTGTCCGATGCGCTCACCCACGCGTCGCTGGTGGACGCCTGCCGGTTGTCGCGGGCGCGGGTCGTCGTCACCCCGCATCGCGACGTCGCCGCAGTGGAGGCGGCGCTGGCCGCGCGCACCGAGGAGCGGGCGGTCGTGCTGACCGATTCGGTGTTCTCGGCCGACGGGGTGCTGGCGCCGATGCGAGCGCTGCACGACGTGTGCCGTCGGCACGGCGCCCTGCTGATCGTCGACGAGGCGCACGGCCTCGGGGTGCGTGGTGACGGTGGCCGCGGGCTGCTGCACGAGGTCGGCCTGGCCGGTGCGCCCGATGTCGTGATGACGACGACGTTGTCCAAGGCGCTCGGCAGCCAGGGCGGTGTGGTGCTGGGCCCGACGGTGGTGCGCGACCACCTCATCGACGCGGCCCGGCCGTTCATCTTCGACACCGGGTTGGCGCCCGCCGCGGTCGGCGCGGCGTGGGCGGCTCTCGAGGTGCTGATCGCCGAACCGTGGCGGGCGCAGGCCGTCCTCGACCGCGCGGCCGAACTGGCGTCGGTGTGCGCGGTCGACGAACGTCCGGAGTCGGCGGTGGTGTCGGTGATCCTGGGCGAGCCCGAGGTGGCGTTCGGCGCGGCGCTGGCCTGTCTGGACCGGGGGCTGCGGGTCGGGTGCTTCCGGCCGCCGACGGTGCCCGTGGGCACGTCGCGGCTGCGGCTGACGGCGCGCGCGTCGCTCACCGGCGACGAAATGACCTTGGCGCGTGCGGTTCTCACCGACGCGCTGTCCGCGCTCGCGTGA
- a CDS encoding adenosylmethionine--8-amino-7-oxononanoate transaminase: MPAMTPAEISAVDAAHVWHPYSTIGAEALPPVVAVGAGGAWLTVHHEGRELWVLDAMASWWTAIHGHGHPVLDAAITTQLATMNHVMFGGLTHEPAARLAQLLVDITPDGLDTVFFSDSGSVSVEVAVKMALQYWRSLGRGEKHRLMTWRGGYHGDTFTPMSVCDPDGGMHELWTDVLVAQEFAAAVPRDYDVAYIEAFERQLAEHAAELAAVIVEPVVQGAGGMRFHDPRYLTDLREMCSRHGVLLIFDEIATGFGRTGELFAADHVGVCPDIMCVGKALTGGYITLAATLCTGEIAETISTREPGALMHGPTFMANALACAVGVASVEVLLGGDWRSTVHGIETGLREHLAPAAKIPGVADVRVLGAIGVIELDRPVDLRVATPAALEHGLWLRPFRNLIYAMPPYICTPEEIAAIGSGMVGVARALLT; this comes from the coding sequence GTGCCAGCCATGACGCCCGCCGAGATCAGCGCCGTCGACGCCGCCCACGTCTGGCATCCGTACAGCACGATCGGTGCGGAAGCCCTGCCGCCGGTGGTCGCGGTCGGAGCCGGCGGAGCGTGGTTGACCGTGCACCATGAGGGCCGTGAGCTGTGGGTTCTCGACGCGATGGCGTCCTGGTGGACCGCGATCCACGGGCACGGGCACCCGGTGCTCGACGCGGCGATCACGACGCAACTCGCGACCATGAATCACGTCATGTTCGGTGGGCTGACTCACGAACCGGCGGCCCGGTTGGCGCAGTTGCTCGTCGACATCACCCCCGACGGCCTGGACACGGTGTTCTTCAGCGACTCGGGTTCGGTGTCGGTCGAGGTGGCGGTCAAGATGGCGCTGCAGTACTGGCGCAGCCTGGGCCGCGGCGAGAAGCACCGGCTGATGACCTGGCGCGGCGGCTATCACGGCGACACGTTCACCCCGATGAGCGTGTGCGACCCCGACGGCGGCATGCACGAGTTGTGGACCGACGTGCTGGTGGCCCAGGAGTTCGCGGCGGCGGTGCCGCGCGATTACGACGTCGCCTACATCGAAGCCTTCGAACGCCAACTCGCCGAGCACGCCGCCGAACTGGCCGCGGTGATCGTCGAGCCCGTCGTGCAGGGCGCGGGCGGGATGCGGTTCCACGACCCGCGGTATCTGACCGACCTGCGCGAAATGTGTTCGCGCCACGGCGTTCTGCTGATCTTCGACGAAATCGCCACCGGGTTCGGCCGCACCGGGGAGTTGTTCGCCGCCGACCACGTCGGGGTCTGTCCGGACATCATGTGCGTGGGCAAGGCGCTCACCGGCGGCTACATCACGCTGGCCGCGACGCTGTGCACCGGGGAGATCGCCGAGACGATCAGCACGCGCGAGCCGGGTGCGCTGATGCACGGCCCGACGTTCATGGCCAACGCGCTGGCGTGCGCGGTCGGGGTGGCCTCGGTCGAGGTGCTCCTCGGCGGGGACTGGCGGTCGACGGTGCACGGCATCGAGACCGGCCTGCGCGAGCACCTGGCGCCGGCCGCAAAGATACCGGGCGTCGCCGATGTCCGGGTGCTCGGCGCGATCGGCGTCATCGAGCTGGACCGCCCGGTCGACCTGCGGGTGGCCACCCCCGCCGCGCTGGAGCACGGTCTGTGGCTGCGGCCGTTCCGCAACCTCATCTATGCGATGCCGCCGTACATCTGCACACCCGAGGAGATCGCGGCGATCGGTTCGGGAATGGTCGGCGTGGCGCGCGCACTGCTAACCTGA